Proteins encoded by one window of Chondromyces crocatus:
- a CDS encoding cytochrome P450, with product MKSSLPPGPRLPGFIQTSLYMSRPLHFLKRWSQQHGDTFTVHMTGSGDFVFITSPEDIRRVFTASIDVIYAGESNSLVRPFVGDSSVVVLDGEAHIRSRRQLLPPFQNERMQTYATIMRDVADASLDRWPVGRPFPLLSKMTEIAMELMLRNIFGLEDPREIATFLERFTSVLDEATSPMRVMASFAGLDLYKLLPFLHVSKLKRQLDDSIYELIARRRAAPRDPTRQDVLTLILESKHEDGQAMTDRELRDALVTLIAAGYETSAIGMTFAVERLLAEPWALAKVHEELDRVLGQETIVAEHLPALEYLDAAIKESLRLRPLVPLISRRTKAPFELSRHTLPAETMLIPALVLTHLREDLYPDPERFDPARFLGTKPDPYAWLPFGGGARRCLGMAFAMYEMRMVLATVLRRASLELASNRPVRMVNRHIMLAPSDGAPVVLKARRPKPQTKNSAAA from the coding sequence ATGAAGTCCTCGCTCCCTCCCGGCCCGAGACTCCCCGGCTTCATCCAGACGTCGCTGTACATGTCCCGTCCGCTTCATTTCCTGAAGCGATGGAGCCAGCAGCATGGTGACACGTTCACCGTGCACATGACCGGCTCGGGTGACTTCGTGTTCATCACCTCGCCAGAGGACATCCGACGGGTCTTCACGGCATCCATCGACGTCATCTACGCTGGCGAGAGCAACTCGCTCGTGCGCCCCTTCGTCGGCGACAGCTCCGTCGTCGTTCTCGACGGGGAGGCCCACATCCGGAGCCGTCGACAGCTCCTACCCCCCTTTCAGAACGAGCGCATGCAAACCTACGCCACCATCATGCGTGATGTGGCGGACGCCTCGCTCGATCGCTGGCCCGTAGGGCGCCCATTCCCGCTCCTCTCGAAGATGACCGAGATTGCGATGGAGCTGATGCTCCGGAACATCTTTGGCCTGGAGGATCCACGCGAAATCGCGACGTTCCTCGAGCGCTTCACCTCGGTGCTCGACGAGGCGACCTCGCCCATGCGCGTGATGGCGTCATTCGCCGGACTCGACCTGTACAAGCTCTTGCCCTTCCTGCACGTCTCCAAGCTGAAGCGTCAGCTCGACGATTCCATCTACGAACTCATTGCTCGCCGCCGCGCTGCACCGCGAGATCCGACGCGGCAGGACGTGTTGACCCTCATCCTGGAGAGCAAGCACGAGGATGGACAGGCCATGACGGATCGCGAGCTTCGCGACGCGCTCGTGACCCTGATCGCCGCAGGCTACGAGACATCCGCGATCGGCATGACGTTCGCGGTGGAGCGCCTGCTCGCCGAGCCCTGGGCCCTCGCCAAGGTGCACGAAGAACTCGATCGGGTGCTCGGCCAGGAGACAATCGTGGCCGAGCACCTGCCTGCGCTGGAGTACCTCGACGCAGCCATCAAGGAGTCGCTCCGCTTGAGGCCCCTCGTACCGCTCATCTCACGCAGGACCAAGGCGCCCTTCGAACTCTCGCGGCACACGCTTCCGGCCGAGACCATGCTCATCCCGGCCCTCGTGCTCACGCACCTCCGCGAGGACCTCTATCCAGATCCCGAGCGCTTCGATCCGGCGCGGTTTCTCGGCACGAAGCCGGACCCTTATGCGTGGCTCCCCTTCGGAGGAGGCGCACGGCGCTGCCTCGGGATGGCGTTCGCCATGTACGAGATGCGCATGGTCCTCGCGACGGTGCTCCGCCGCGCGAGCCTCGAGCTTGCGTCGAACCGGCCCGTTCGCATGGTCAACCGCCACATCATGCTCGCGCCATCGGACGGAGCCCCCGTGGTGCTGAAAGCGCGCCGACCGAAGCCGCAGACGAAGAACTCGGCCGCGGCCTGA
- a CDS encoding type I polyketide synthase, translating to MSSPPLPLDRHAVLKHALREIQQLRARVDTSERREREPIAVLGMACRLPGGVTSPEALWRLLEDGIDATREIPSDRWDVDAFYDPDPGAPGKMYVRRGGFLDEVDRFDAAFFGIHPREAAYIDPQHRLFWEVAWEALERAGTSPHALSGSRTGVYLGITSSDYSMLQALSLDLSELDGYAALGSASNFAPGRLSYMLGLQGPSVAVDTACSSSAVATHLACKALLSGEIDLAIVGGVNLVLSPGGNIVLSKARMLSPDGRSKAFDASADGYGRGEGCGALVLSRLGDALARRAPVLATILGSAVNQDGPSSGLTVPSGAAQQTLVREALSRAGVIPAEVGYVEAHGTGTPLGDPIELRALGAVLSEGRPAGHPLLVGSIKSNIGHLEAAAGVAGLLKAVLCLQHRRIPPHLHFRDPNPNAPWAEIQAEIPTRSMPWATGGRRVAGVSSFGASGTNAHLVLGDAPAPATSPLQDEHVCHLLTLSARREPALRALAARYEAYLAENPSVSLGDVAFTTRTGRAHFPHRLALVASSASEARERLASFLASTPGPGLSSARARTDRRPRIAFLFSGQGAQYPGMARALHATQPVFREAVDRCAALLDPHLERPITEVLFPPEGAPAAPGALDQTAVTQPALFTIAYALTTLWRSLGVEPEAVLGHSVGEIAAACCAGALSLEDAAPFIAARGRLMQSLPGGGAMAAVFAAPEQIADVLAPRATEIAIAALNGPTETVLSGAAGPLDELLEVLSASGITSRRLHTSHAFHAPLMDPILDDLERAAACTRAVTPRIPWISNLTGDLVTSPVDAAYWRRHARAPVRFAEGLQRLHALGIDAFVEVGPRPTLLGLARRCLPESTGVLLPSLRDGRDDLRTLLGSLAELYTLGARLDGTRLDHGPTQRLVSLPTYPFQGERHWIPAATPRHAAPAPQRVTAAGLAADATHTHPLLGRRVPSPSVIAFETQLDPAALAALRDHRVHGRIVVSGVLHLSMAMASMAEIQTATGDLRVEQITFLEPLLLQEGEVRTAQLILEPDTAGHAMRFQLFSLDPDGTDTGAWTLHTTALLSASPPGALERAGEGAPLDAIQARCGEALSGDDFYARYWKTGEHEIGPSFRLVRRLWRRDGEALAELEAPEPPALTSNDIRQVAHLLTEACVAEACGQVVKAALPLDATSTVTIGVGVDRHHQRGATAGKKRYCHVQLRSSLEADPLIIADMRLLDETGQVIAVSEGMRLAPVRADTIRRAATRHRDRPRPEVDRALKELHAAPSPAERRDALERYLRAQIAALSELSPDAIDADAPLRDVGLDSLQAADLRASLARDLGADIPAVDLLQGPSLGDLVARLATSLLGETPPARSAASVTSPPAHTTTASRDDTARWIRRPTPRPEARIRLLCFPLGGAGAFMYRSWASALPTSVELCSVQLPGREDRLNDPPVDSLSDLLDALVEIMPPLLDRPYAVFGSSMGGLLGFELVRRLRATHGKSPLHLFVAASPAPQRFRRIIDERFSSPDLGFLRRFDMIPDAVAEDPSLLAAVLPALQADFQLVRGHLHRDEIPLDIPISAYGGKEDALVLPEDLVAWSEHTRGDFQLRMFAGGHQFMKTDTPSVLQAIRRDLSIHSQL from the coding sequence ATGAGCAGCCCGCCGCTCCCTCTCGATCGCCACGCCGTCCTCAAGCACGCCCTGCGCGAGATCCAGCAGCTCAGGGCACGCGTGGACACCTCCGAGCGCCGGGAGCGCGAGCCCATCGCAGTCCTCGGCATGGCTTGCCGCCTCCCCGGGGGCGTCACCTCACCGGAGGCACTCTGGCGCCTGCTCGAGGACGGCATCGACGCCACACGCGAGATTCCCTCGGATCGCTGGGACGTCGATGCTTTCTACGATCCCGACCCTGGCGCGCCCGGCAAGATGTACGTCCGCCGCGGCGGTTTCCTCGACGAGGTGGATCGCTTCGACGCAGCCTTCTTCGGCATCCACCCGCGCGAAGCAGCGTACATCGATCCCCAGCACCGCCTGTTCTGGGAGGTCGCCTGGGAGGCCCTGGAGCGCGCCGGCACGTCCCCTCATGCCCTCTCGGGCAGCCGCACCGGCGTCTATCTCGGCATCACCAGCAGCGACTACAGCATGCTCCAGGCGCTGTCCCTCGACCTCTCCGAGCTCGACGGCTACGCCGCGCTGGGCAGCGCGTCCAACTTCGCACCTGGGCGCCTGTCGTACATGCTCGGCCTCCAGGGCCCGAGCGTCGCCGTCGACACCGCCTGCTCCTCCTCGGCGGTGGCCACGCACCTCGCCTGCAAGGCGCTGCTCAGCGGAGAGATCGATCTCGCCATCGTGGGCGGCGTGAACCTCGTCCTGTCACCAGGTGGCAACATCGTCCTCTCCAAGGCCCGGATGCTCTCGCCCGACGGCCGCAGCAAGGCCTTCGACGCCTCCGCTGACGGCTACGGCCGCGGTGAAGGATGCGGCGCCCTCGTGCTGTCGCGGCTCGGGGACGCGCTCGCGCGCCGCGCCCCGGTGCTCGCGACAATCCTCGGCTCGGCGGTGAACCAGGATGGCCCGAGCAGCGGCCTCACGGTCCCGAGCGGCGCGGCCCAGCAAACGCTCGTCCGCGAGGCCCTGTCCCGCGCCGGCGTCATCCCCGCAGAGGTCGGCTATGTCGAAGCCCACGGCACGGGCACGCCTCTCGGCGATCCCATCGAGCTGCGCGCGCTCGGCGCCGTCCTCTCCGAAGGACGCCCCGCCGGACACCCCCTTCTCGTCGGATCCATCAAGAGCAACATCGGCCACCTCGAAGCCGCAGCCGGCGTCGCCGGCCTCCTCAAGGCCGTGCTTTGCCTGCAGCACCGCCGCATCCCGCCGCACCTGCACTTCCGCGACCCCAACCCGAACGCTCCCTGGGCCGAGATCCAGGCTGAGATCCCCACGCGCTCCATGCCCTGGGCGACCGGAGGCCGCCGCGTCGCTGGCGTCAGCTCCTTCGGTGCCAGCGGCACGAACGCCCACCTCGTCCTCGGCGATGCCCCTGCTCCCGCGACGTCTCCCCTCCAGGACGAACACGTCTGCCACCTGCTCACGCTCTCGGCCCGGCGCGAGCCTGCGCTCCGGGCTCTCGCCGCTCGCTACGAGGCCTACCTCGCCGAGAACCCCTCGGTGTCGCTCGGCGACGTCGCGTTCACGACACGTACTGGCCGCGCCCACTTCCCCCACCGGCTCGCCCTCGTCGCCTCCTCTGCGTCCGAAGCCCGCGAGCGCCTCGCTTCGTTCCTCGCCAGCACCCCGGGCCCGGGGCTCTCGAGCGCCCGCGCACGCACCGATCGCCGGCCCCGGATCGCTTTCCTGTTCAGCGGCCAGGGCGCTCAGTACCCTGGCATGGCCCGCGCGCTCCACGCGACCCAGCCCGTGTTCCGCGAGGCCGTCGATCGCTGCGCTGCGCTCCTCGACCCGCACCTCGAGCGCCCCATCACCGAAGTGCTCTTCCCGCCGGAGGGCGCGCCTGCCGCCCCCGGGGCGCTCGACCAGACCGCCGTCACCCAGCCCGCGCTCTTCACGATCGCCTACGCCCTCACCACGCTGTGGCGTTCTCTCGGCGTCGAACCCGAGGCCGTGCTCGGCCACAGCGTCGGTGAGATCGCCGCCGCCTGCTGTGCGGGTGCCCTCTCCCTCGAAGACGCCGCCCCGTTCATTGCCGCCCGGGGCCGCCTCATGCAGTCCTTGCCCGGAGGCGGCGCGATGGCGGCCGTCTTCGCCGCTCCCGAGCAGATCGCCGACGTGCTCGCTCCCCGCGCGACCGAGATCGCGATCGCTGCGCTGAACGGCCCCACCGAGACCGTCCTCTCGGGCGCAGCCGGACCCCTCGACGAGCTTCTCGAGGTGCTCTCCGCGAGCGGCATCACGTCGCGTCGCCTTCATACCTCGCACGCATTCCACGCCCCGCTCATGGATCCGATCCTCGACGATCTCGAACGGGCCGCCGCCTGCACCCGCGCCGTGACGCCGCGGATCCCGTGGATCTCCAACCTCACGGGCGACCTCGTCACCTCCCCCGTCGACGCAGCCTACTGGCGCCGCCATGCCCGGGCTCCTGTACGCTTCGCCGAAGGCCTCCAGCGCCTCCACGCCCTTGGCATCGATGCCTTCGTGGAGGTCGGCCCCCGCCCCACGCTGCTCGGCCTCGCACGCCGCTGCTTGCCCGAGAGCACCGGCGTCTTGCTCCCCTCGCTTCGCGACGGGCGAGACGATCTCCGCACGCTGCTCGGCAGCCTCGCCGAACTCTATACGCTCGGCGCGCGCCTGGACGGGACCCGCCTCGATCACGGCCCGACGCAGCGCCTCGTGTCACTGCCGACGTATCCCTTCCAGGGGGAGCGGCACTGGATCCCTGCCGCTACCCCTCGGCACGCGGCGCCAGCCCCGCAGCGCGTCACTGCCGCCGGACTCGCCGCGGACGCCACGCACACCCACCCCCTGCTGGGACGGCGCGTCCCCTCCCCCAGCGTGATCGCGTTCGAAACACAGCTCGACCCTGCAGCACTCGCGGCCCTCCGTGATCACCGCGTCCACGGACGCATCGTCGTCTCCGGCGTCCTGCACCTCTCGATGGCCATGGCCTCCATGGCCGAGATCCAGACCGCCACGGGTGATCTCCGCGTCGAGCAGATCACCTTCCTGGAGCCGCTTCTCCTGCAAGAGGGCGAGGTCAGGACCGCGCAGCTCATCCTCGAACCGGACACGGCCGGACATGCCATGCGCTTCCAGCTCTTCAGCCTGGACCCGGACGGCACCGACACGGGCGCGTGGACACTGCACACGACGGCTCTCCTCAGCGCCTCACCGCCTGGCGCCCTTGAGCGCGCTGGCGAAGGCGCCCCTCTGGACGCGATCCAGGCCCGTTGCGGCGAGGCCTTGTCCGGCGACGACTTCTACGCCCGGTACTGGAAGACGGGTGAGCACGAAATCGGTCCGAGCTTCCGCCTGGTGCGTCGCCTGTGGCGCCGCGACGGCGAGGCCCTGGCCGAACTCGAAGCCCCCGAGCCGCCCGCCCTAACGTCCAACGACATCCGCCAGGTGGCCCACCTGCTCACCGAGGCCTGCGTGGCCGAAGCCTGCGGGCAAGTCGTCAAGGCCGCGCTCCCGCTCGACGCCACCAGCACCGTGACCATCGGCGTCGGTGTCGATCGCCACCACCAGCGCGGCGCCACAGCCGGCAAGAAGCGCTACTGCCACGTCCAACTCCGGTCCTCGCTCGAAGCAGACCCCCTCATCATCGCCGACATGCGCCTGCTCGACGAGACCGGCCAGGTCATCGCGGTCTCGGAGGGCATGCGCCTCGCACCAGTCCGCGCCGACACGATCCGCCGCGCCGCCACACGCCATCGCGACCGCCCCCGCCCGGAGGTCGATCGCGCCTTGAAGGAGCTCCACGCCGCCCCCTCCCCTGCCGAACGACGCGACGCGCTCGAACGCTACCTCCGAGCCCAGATCGCTGCCCTCTCGGAACTCTCCCCCGACGCCATCGACGCCGACGCCCCCTTGCGTGACGTGGGACTCGACTCGCTCCAGGCCGCCGACCTGCGCGCCAGCCTCGCCCGGGACCTCGGCGCCGACATCCCTGCGGTCGACCTGCTCCAGGGTCCCAGCCTCGGCGATCTCGTCGCTCGTCTCGCCACGAGCCTGCTCGGCGAGACCCCCCCCGCGCGGAGCGCAGCCTCCGTCACCTCGCCACCGGCCCACACCACCACGGCCTCTCGCGACGACACCGCGCGGTGGATCCGCAGGCCCACCCCGAGGCCCGAAGCGCGCATCCGCCTGCTCTGCTTCCCGCTCGGTGGTGCCGGTGCCTTCATGTACCGCAGCTGGGCCAGCGCACTACCGACCTCCGTGGAGCTGTGCAGCGTCCAGCTCCCTGGCCGCGAAGATCGGCTGAACGACCCCCCCGTCGACAGTCTCTCCGATCTCCTCGACGCCCTCGTGGAGATCATGCCCCCACTCCTCGACCGCCCCTACGCCGTGTTCGGCTCCAGCATGGGAGGGCTCCTCGGCTTCGAGCTCGTCCGGCGCCTCCGCGCCACGCACGGCAAGAGCCCTCTGCACCTCTTCGTCGCCGCCTCTCCAGCCCCGCAACGATTCCGCCGCATCATCGACGAGCGATTCTCCTCCCCAGATCTCGGCTTCCTCCGTCGCTTCGACATGATCCCGGACGCCGTCGCCGAAGATCCCAGCTTGCTCGCCGCGGTCTTGCCCGCCTTGCAGGCCGATTTCCAGCTCGTGAGAGGCCACCTCCACCGGGATGAGATCCCCCTCGACATCCCGATCTCTGCATACGGAGGCAAGGAGGACGCGCTCGTTCTCCCCGAGGATCTCGTCGCATGGTCCGAGCATACCCGCGGCGACTTTCAGCTCCGGATGTTTGCTGGTGGCCACCAGTTCATGAAGACCGATACGCCCTCCGTACTCCAGGCCATCCGCCGAGATCTATCGATCCACAGCCAGCTCTGA